In Streptomyces sp. NBC_00569, a single genomic region encodes these proteins:
- a CDS encoding carbohydrate ABC transporter permease, with protein MKVGRGGARRPLTRALPLAPSLVLLLLFLAGPIAYCAYIAFTDLQLTGQAHSSFVGFDNFTAAFKDDAFLNAVWLTLVFTVLSSLIGQNTLGLALAALMQRASKTVRTVTGAVVICAWVLPEVVAGFLLYAFFRREGTLNAILDWLHLPTQNWLFTLPILAVSFANVWRGTAFSMLVYSAALGEIPKEITEAAEMDGAGGWRRMWHITLPMIRRSIGTNLMLNTLQTLSVFGLIWVMTRGGPGNRSQTLPLFMYEQAFQKSMIGYGTAVALLLLVVGSLFSLVYMRLLRSEA; from the coding sequence GTGAAGGTGGGGCGGGGCGGTGCACGCCGCCCCCTGACACGCGCCCTGCCCCTGGCCCCTTCCCTGGTCCTGCTGCTGCTCTTCCTCGCCGGCCCGATCGCGTACTGCGCGTACATCGCCTTCACGGACCTGCAGTTGACGGGCCAGGCCCACTCCTCCTTCGTGGGCTTCGACAACTTCACGGCCGCGTTCAAGGACGACGCGTTCCTGAACGCGGTCTGGCTCACCCTCGTCTTCACGGTCCTGTCCTCGCTCATCGGCCAGAACACGCTGGGCCTCGCCCTCGCCGCGCTGATGCAGCGCGCGTCGAAGACGGTCCGCACGGTCACGGGCGCGGTCGTGATCTGCGCGTGGGTCCTGCCGGAGGTCGTCGCCGGCTTCCTCCTCTACGCGTTCTTCCGCCGCGAGGGCACGCTCAACGCGATCCTGGACTGGCTCCATCTGCCCACCCAGAACTGGCTGTTCACGCTGCCGATCCTCGCGGTGTCCTTCGCGAACGTGTGGCGCGGGACGGCGTTCTCCATGCTGGTCTACTCGGCGGCGCTCGGCGAGATACCCAAGGAGATCACCGAGGCGGCGGAGATGGACGGCGCGGGCGGCTGGCGCCGCATGTGGCACATCACGCTGCCGATGATCCGCCGCTCCATCGGTACGAACCTCATGCTGAACACCCTGCAGACGCTGTCCGTCTTCGGCCTGATCTGGGTGATGACGCGAGGCGGGCCCGGAAACCGCAGCCAGACCCTGCCCCTGTTCATGTACGAGCAGGCCTTCCAGAAGAGCATGATCGGCTACGGCACGGCGGTCGCCCTGCTCCTCCTGGTCGTCGGCTCGCTCTTCTCGCTGGTCTATATGCGCCTGCTGCGCTCGGAGGCCTGA
- a CDS encoding carbohydrate ABC transporter permease: MSSPRTVRHRLAADAGLLIVAAAFVLPLAWVVLSALDAHANLQVKIPDGVTLDNFDAVLTPDITFTPLLNSLLLCGGATLLTVASAALAAYPLSRYRSRFNNPFLATVLFATCLPITAIMVPVYALFVQVNLIDTMQGTIFFFAASQLPFAIWLMKNFMDGVPKELEEAAWTDGASSFQSLIRIVLPLMGPGISVVTVFSFVMMWGNFFVPFMLLLTPEQMPASVSINDFFGNRGTVVYGQLAAFSIIYSTPVILLYVLVARRFGGGFALGGAVKG, encoded by the coding sequence GTGTCCTCACCCCGCACCGTCCGCCACCGCCTCGCGGCCGACGCCGGACTCCTGATCGTCGCCGCGGCGTTCGTCCTGCCGCTGGCGTGGGTGGTCCTCTCCGCCCTCGACGCGCACGCGAACCTCCAGGTGAAGATCCCCGACGGCGTCACCCTGGACAACTTCGACGCGGTCCTGACCCCCGACATCACCTTCACGCCGCTCCTCAACAGTCTGCTGCTGTGCGGCGGCGCGACCCTCCTGACGGTGGCGAGCGCGGCCCTCGCGGCGTACCCGCTGTCCCGCTACCGCTCCCGCTTCAACAACCCGTTCCTGGCGACGGTCCTGTTCGCGACATGCCTCCCCATCACGGCGATCATGGTCCCGGTCTACGCGCTCTTCGTGCAGGTCAATCTGATCGACACGATGCAGGGCACGATCTTCTTCTTCGCGGCGTCCCAACTCCCGTTCGCCATCTGGCTGATGAAGAACTTCATGGACGGCGTCCCGAAGGAGCTGGAGGAAGCGGCCTGGACGGACGGAGCGTCCTCGTTCCAGTCCCTGATCCGCATAGTGCTCCCCTTGATGGGGCCGGGCATATCGGTGGTCACGGTCTTCTCGTTCGTCATGATGTGGGGAAACTTCTTCGTCCCCTTCATGCTCCTGCTCACTCCCGAACAGATGCCGGCCTCGGTGAGCATCAACGACTTCTTCGGCAACCGGGGCACGGTCGTCTACGGCCAGCTGGCAGCCTTCTCGATCATCTACTCGACGCCGGTGATCCTGCTGTACGTCCTGGTGGCCCGGCGCTTCGGCGGAGGGTTCGCGCTGGGGGGCGCGGTCAAGGGCTGA
- a CDS encoding DUF2848 domain-containing protein: protein MALLTFELPDGTTRTVDVVQVLNAGYAGRSQDDVAAHVAELAELGVPAPSVTPALYPVSPYLAQHTDQVRVQHGRTSGEAEWALVVDQDGDLLLTAACDHTDRELEVHGVAWSKNASPDVLARRAWRLADVQERLDDLTLRAWVTHDGQETLIQDGTLAELLTPGYWADVLRGRGDLVPGTVLISGTIPMSEGVDQFAPHWRVELADPATGDTIGLAYDVVRMPVPIG, encoded by the coding sequence ATGGCGCTGCTGACCTTCGAACTGCCCGACGGCACCACCCGCACGGTCGATGTCGTGCAGGTGCTCAACGCCGGATATGCCGGGCGCAGCCAGGACGACGTCGCCGCCCACGTGGCGGAACTCGCCGAGCTGGGGGTGCCCGCGCCGTCCGTGACCCCCGCGCTCTACCCCGTCTCCCCCTACCTCGCCCAGCACACCGACCAGGTCCGCGTCCAGCACGGGCGCACCTCCGGCGAGGCCGAGTGGGCGCTGGTCGTCGACCAGGACGGCGACCTGCTCCTGACCGCCGCCTGCGACCACACCGACCGCGAGCTGGAGGTGCACGGCGTGGCATGGAGCAAGAACGCGAGCCCCGACGTCCTCGCCCGCCGCGCCTGGCGCCTCGCCGACGTGCAGGAGCGCCTCGACGACCTGACCCTGCGCGCCTGGGTGACCCACGACGGCCAGGAGACCCTGATCCAGGACGGCACTTTGGCCGAGCTGCTCACGCCCGGCTACTGGGCCGACGTTCTGCGCGGACGCGGCGACCTGGTGCCCGGCACGGTCCTGATCTCGGGCACGATCCCGATGTCCGAGGGCGTCGACCAGTTCGCCCCCCACTGGCGCGTGGAACTGGCCGACCCGGCCACGGGCGACACGATCGGCCTGGCGTACGACGTGGTCAGGATGCCGGTGCCGATCGGCTGA
- a CDS encoding MFS transporter, giving the protein MNDTSTSTEKTPLGGSAVRRAFFASLTGTALEWYDFAIYSVAAALVFGDVFFPSEDPATGTLLAFSTYAVGYVSRPLGGFVFGRLGDKLGRKKVLIATLVLIGAATLAIGLLPSYATIGVAAPLTLVILRFAQGVGVGGEWGGAVLLSSEFGDPRRRGFYASAAQIGPPVGNLLANGVLAALGALLTEAQFTSWGWRVAFLLSGVLVFFGLWIRAKLEETPVFKAMEAEQKRPEAPIREVFTTHPRALAAAILSRVAPDVLYALFTVFVLTYATGELGMSRGSALAAVLIGSSLQVFLIPLAGALSDRVNRRVLYGVSAAAAGVWPFLFFPMIGGGSWPLLALGVVVALVFHSAMYGPQAAFIAEQFSPRLRYTGSSLAYTLAGVIGGAVAPLLFTALLDAYDSWIPLALYVAGTAVVTIAGLCLGRDGDRSDEEPLSGEPVRSPATSTTS; this is encoded by the coding sequence GTGAACGACACCAGCACGAGCACGGAAAAGACCCCGCTCGGCGGGTCCGCGGTCCGCCGCGCCTTCTTCGCCAGCCTGACCGGAACCGCACTGGAGTGGTACGACTTCGCCATCTACTCCGTCGCGGCGGCGCTGGTCTTCGGCGACGTCTTCTTCCCCTCGGAGGACCCCGCCACCGGCACCCTTCTGGCGTTCTCCACCTACGCCGTCGGCTACGTGTCGCGCCCGCTCGGCGGTTTCGTCTTCGGCCGCCTCGGCGACAAGCTCGGCCGCAAGAAGGTCCTGATCGCGACCCTCGTCCTGATCGGGGCCGCCACCCTCGCGATCGGCCTGCTGCCCTCCTACGCCACGATCGGCGTCGCCGCTCCGCTCACCCTCGTGATACTCCGCTTCGCCCAGGGCGTCGGTGTCGGCGGCGAGTGGGGCGGGGCGGTGCTGCTGTCCAGCGAGTTCGGCGATCCGCGCCGGCGCGGCTTCTACGCCTCGGCCGCGCAGATCGGCCCGCCGGTCGGCAACCTGCTCGCCAACGGCGTACTCGCCGCCCTCGGCGCCCTCCTGACGGAGGCTCAGTTCACGTCCTGGGGCTGGCGCGTGGCGTTCCTGCTCTCCGGCGTGCTCGTCTTCTTCGGCCTGTGGATCCGCGCGAAGCTCGAGGAGACCCCCGTCTTCAAGGCGATGGAGGCCGAGCAGAAGCGCCCCGAGGCCCCGATCCGCGAGGTCTTCACGACGCACCCGCGCGCCCTGGCGGCCGCGATCCTCAGCCGCGTGGCCCCGGACGTCCTGTACGCGCTGTTCACCGTCTTCGTCCTGACCTACGCGACCGGCGAACTCGGCATGTCCCGCGGCTCCGCCCTGGCCGCCGTCCTCATCGGCTCCTCCCTCCAGGTCTTCCTGATCCCGCTGGCCGGCGCCCTCTCCGACCGCGTCAACCGCCGCGTCCTGTACGGGGTCTCGGCCGCGGCCGCCGGTGTGTGGCCGTTCCTGTTCTTCCCGATGATCGGCGGCGGGAGCTGGCCGCTGCTCGCACTCGGCGTCGTGGTGGCCCTGGTCTTCCACTCCGCGATGTACGGGCCGCAGGCGGCCTTCATCGCCGAGCAGTTCTCCCCGCGGCTGCGCTACACCGGCTCCTCGCTCGCGTACACGCTGGCCGGTGTCATCGGCGGCGCCGTCGCGCCCCTGCTGTTCACCGCGCTGCTCGACGCGTACGACTCGTGGATCCCGCTGGCCCTCTACGTCGCGGGCACCGCGGTCGTCACCATCGCCGGACTGTGCCTGGGCCGCGACGGCGACCGGAGCGACGAGGAGCCGCTGAGCGGTGAACCGGTCCGCTCCCCCGCCACGTCGACGACATCCTGA
- a CDS encoding carbon-nitrogen hydrolase family protein, with amino-acid sequence MRIALSQITTGPRPEENLALLREQARLAADAGARVVVFPEAAMACFGTSLAPLAEPLDGPWAAAVRHIAKEAELVVVAGMFTPAPDGKVANTLLATGPGVEAAYDKIHLYDAFGFAESDTVAPGSEVVTFDVDGTRIGLATCYDVRFPELFRAHADAGAVVSVLPASWGAGPGKREQWELLIRARALDATLWLAAVDQADPAASGVPAASNAPTGIGHSAVVGPDGTVREHLEEGPGLLIADLDLDEVASVRRSIPVLANRRSL; translated from the coding sequence ATGCGTATCGCGCTGAGCCAGATCACCACCGGCCCCCGCCCCGAGGAGAACCTCGCGCTCCTGCGCGAACAGGCCCGTCTCGCGGCGGACGCGGGGGCCCGCGTCGTCGTCTTCCCGGAGGCCGCGATGGCCTGCTTCGGGACCTCGCTGGCGCCGCTGGCCGAACCACTCGACGGCCCCTGGGCCGCGGCGGTGCGCCACATCGCCAAGGAGGCCGAACTCGTCGTCGTCGCGGGGATGTTCACCCCGGCCCCGGACGGAAAGGTGGCGAACACCCTGCTCGCCACCGGCCCCGGCGTCGAGGCGGCGTACGACAAGATCCACCTCTACGACGCCTTCGGCTTCGCCGAGTCCGACACGGTGGCACCCGGGTCCGAGGTCGTCACCTTCGACGTCGACGGCACCCGCATCGGCCTCGCGACCTGCTACGACGTCCGCTTCCCCGAGCTGTTCAGGGCCCACGCCGACGCGGGCGCGGTCGTGTCCGTACTCCCCGCCTCATGGGGCGCGGGCCCGGGCAAGCGGGAGCAGTGGGAGCTGCTGATCCGCGCCCGCGCGCTCGACGCCACGCTCTGGCTCGCCGCCGTGGACCAGGCGGACCCGGCTGCCTCCGGCGTCCCCGCCGCCTCGAACGCCCCCACGGGCATCGGCCACAGCGCCGTCGTCGGCCCGGACGGAACCGTGCGCGAGCACCTCGAAGAGGGACCGGGACTGCTCATCGCGGACCTGGACCTCGACGAGGTCGCCTCGGTCCGCCGTTCCATCCCGGTACTGGCCAACCGCCGGAGCCTTTGA
- a CDS encoding GntR family transcriptional regulator, whose translation MTSGRDKAYAFLKENVLADPDRQGEFLSEQELADRIGVSRTPIREALLLLAAEDLVRLVPKRGAQVVPLSGREITELMELRGIVERYSAERVIAGGKAPVSELTALLDRQRTLSGAEHAKEFIAVDHLFHATIVAAAGNALLDRHYDGLRSRQIRAGVVALFNQHGRQESVLHEHQAILDAIASGDRQAACTAIDSHLESTLKVLLAG comes from the coding sequence GTGACGTCGGGACGGGACAAGGCCTACGCGTTTCTCAAGGAGAACGTGCTCGCGGACCCGGACAGGCAAGGGGAGTTCCTCTCCGAGCAGGAGCTCGCCGACCGGATCGGCGTCTCCCGCACCCCGATCCGCGAGGCGCTCCTGCTGCTCGCCGCCGAGGACCTTGTACGGCTGGTCCCCAAGCGCGGGGCGCAGGTCGTGCCGCTGTCGGGGCGGGAGATCACCGAGCTCATGGAGCTGCGCGGCATCGTCGAGCGGTATTCCGCGGAGCGGGTCATCGCCGGGGGCAAGGCCCCCGTGTCCGAGCTGACCGCGCTGCTCGACCGCCAGCGCACGCTCAGCGGGGCCGAGCACGCCAAGGAGTTCATCGCGGTGGACCACCTCTTCCACGCGACGATCGTGGCGGCGGCGGGCAACGCCCTGCTCGACCGCCACTACGACGGGCTCCGCAGCCGCCAGATCCGGGCCGGTGTCGTGGCGCTGTTCAACCAGCACGGCCGGCAGGAGTCCGTGCTCCATGAGCACCAGGCGATCCTCGACGCGATCGCCTCCGGAGACCGGCAGGCCGCGTGCACCGCGATCGACAGCCACCTGGAGTCGACGCTCAAGGTACTGCTCGCCGGCTAG
- a CDS encoding helix-turn-helix domain-containing protein has product MSHTYRVPVHPSDSAPPFNAPAARRLREALGMAPGHVAYGMRASYGQHHVTPDTVIAWERGLTSPTAAELTALAGALWCSPGDLIGAARTLREHRMARSMAPEDVARTVGVEIHAYLRMEETGEWRGNERQSATLAEVLGLAPPDFATVTGRDEQLADFLRSAVTTRWQAYTRPITKLVPVHKGQLEEALQEMQLEYQALMAATLSWGGGAGRESGEAGREFLDGILDEFWSRMHTS; this is encoded by the coding sequence ATGTCCCACACCTACCGTGTGCCCGTGCACCCAAGCGACTCCGCCCCGCCGTTCAACGCTCCGGCCGCCCGACGCCTCCGTGAGGCCCTGGGGATGGCACCCGGGCATGTCGCTTACGGCATGCGCGCCTCCTACGGCCAGCATCACGTCACGCCCGACACGGTCATCGCCTGGGAACGCGGGCTCACCTCGCCGACAGCGGCTGAGCTCACCGCGCTCGCGGGTGCCCTGTGGTGCTCGCCGGGCGACCTCATAGGCGCGGCGCGGACGCTGCGCGAGCACCGGATGGCGCGCAGCATGGCCCCGGAGGACGTGGCGCGCACGGTGGGGGTGGAGATCCATGCGTATCTGCGGATGGAGGAGACCGGCGAGTGGCGCGGCAACGAGCGCCAGTCGGCCACCCTCGCCGAGGTGCTCGGCCTTGCGCCGCCGGACTTCGCGACCGTCACGGGCCGCGACGAGCAGCTGGCGGACTTCCTGCGCAGCGCGGTGACCACGCGCTGGCAGGCGTACACGCGCCCGATCACCAAACTCGTCCCCGTGCACAAGGGCCAACTGGAGGAAGCGCTCCAGGAGATGCAGCTCGAGTACCAGGCGCTGATGGCCGCGACGCTCAGCTGGGGCGGCGGCGCGGGGCGCGAGTCGGGCGAGGCCGGGCGGGAGTTCCTCGACGGGATCCTCGACGAGTTCTGGTCGAGGATGCACACGTCGTAG
- a CDS encoding ATP-dependent 6-phosphofructokinase, which yields MRIGVLTAGGDCPGLNAVIRSVVHRAVTHHGDEVIGFEDGYAGLLDGRYRTLDLNAVSGILARGGTILGSSRLERDRFRAACENAKELATEIGFDVLIPIGGEGTLTAARMLADAGLPVVGVPKTIDNDISATDRTFGFDTAVGVATEAMDRLKTTAESHQRVMVVEVMGRHAGWIALESGMAGGAHGICLPERPFDPADLVKMVEERFSRGKKFAVICVAEGAHPAEGTMDYQTGAIDRFGHERFQGIGTALAFELERRLGKEAKPVILGHVQRGGTPTAYDRVLATRFGWHAVEAAHRGVSGRMTALRGTEIEMVPLAEAVAELKTVPKDRMDEAESVF from the coding sequence ATGCGTATCGGAGTTCTCACCGCCGGCGGCGACTGTCCTGGCCTGAACGCAGTGATCCGGTCGGTCGTGCACCGCGCCGTCACACACCACGGCGACGAGGTGATCGGCTTCGAGGACGGATACGCGGGACTGCTCGACGGGCGCTACCGCACCCTCGACCTGAACGCCGTGAGCGGCATCCTCGCCCGCGGCGGCACCATCCTCGGCTCATCCCGGCTCGAGCGCGACCGCTTCCGCGCCGCCTGCGAGAACGCCAAGGAACTCGCCACCGAGATCGGCTTCGACGTCCTCATCCCCATCGGCGGGGAGGGCACGCTGACCGCGGCCCGGATGCTCGCCGACGCGGGCCTGCCCGTGGTCGGCGTCCCGAAGACCATCGACAACGACATCTCCGCCACCGACCGCACGTTCGGTTTCGACACCGCCGTCGGCGTCGCCACGGAGGCCATGGACCGGCTGAAGACTACCGCCGAGTCCCACCAGCGCGTCATGGTCGTCGAGGTGATGGGCCGGCACGCGGGCTGGATCGCCCTGGAGTCCGGCATGGCGGGCGGCGCGCACGGCATCTGCCTGCCCGAGCGCCCCTTCGACCCGGCCGACCTGGTCAAGATGGTCGAGGAACGCTTCTCGCGCGGCAAGAAGTTCGCCGTCATCTGTGTGGCCGAGGGCGCGCACCCCGCCGAGGGCACGATGGACTACCAGACCGGCGCGATCGACCGCTTCGGCCACGAGCGCTTCCAGGGCATCGGCACGGCCCTCGCGTTCGAGCTGGAGCGCCGCCTCGGCAAGGAGGCGAAGCCGGTCATTCTCGGCCATGTCCAGCGCGGCGGCACCCCGACCGCGTACGACCGGGTCCTCGCCACGCGCTTCGGCTGGCACGCCGTCGAGGCCGCGCACCGGGGCGTCTCCGGCCGCATGACGGCGCTGCGCGGCACGGAGATCGAGATGGTCCCGCTCGCCGAGGCCGTCGCCGAGCTGAAGACGGTGCCGAAGGACCGCATGGACGAGGCGGAATCGGTCTTCTAG